A window of Aerococcus urinae contains these coding sequences:
- the rlmD gene encoding 23S rRNA (uracil(1939)-C(5))-methyltransferase RlmD: MAKKKWQAPVKKNQILDVTITDLTYEGMGVAKIDRYPLFIQNALVGEDCQVKVVKVLKKFAFAIVLERYNDADSRVPLRDENGLRTGTMPLQHMAYPAQLAFKRQQVVNSLQKQGLLEQTEVLETIGMEEPWHYRNKAQIPIGQADGQLYTGFYRKGSHKLVPMTDYQIQLPGIDQTLQKVLAILNQYPISAYDEDAHQGLLRHLIVRQGYYTGQIMLVIVINGQNLPEEDEIVDTLKAQIPDLVSIVFNINQKNTNVILGQDQRVVYGEDAYEDRMFDLRFKISSKSFFQVNTSQAEKLYHQALTAADLKGDEVVVDAYCGIGTISLCLAQSAKEVYGVEVVSDAIDQARENAQINGLDNVTFKAGKAEEVIQDWVQAGLKPDVVVVDPPRKGLAEDFIQSVLEVQPEKIVYVSCNPATLARDLVKFVDQGYQLGKVQPVDMFPQTHHVEAVVGLTRN; the protein is encoded by the coding sequence ATGGCAAAGAAAAAATGGCAAGCGCCAGTTAAGAAGAATCAAATACTCGATGTCACCATCACTGACCTGACTTATGAAGGTATGGGTGTGGCTAAAATCGACCGCTACCCTCTATTTATTCAAAATGCCCTAGTGGGGGAAGACTGCCAGGTCAAGGTGGTCAAAGTGCTTAAGAAGTTTGCCTTTGCAATTGTCCTAGAACGCTATAATGACGCCGATAGTCGCGTTCCCCTCCGTGATGAAAATGGCCTAAGAACGGGGACTATGCCCCTACAACATATGGCCTATCCGGCCCAGCTGGCCTTCAAACGCCAACAAGTGGTCAATAGCCTACAAAAACAAGGCCTACTTGAGCAAACTGAGGTCCTAGAAACCATTGGTATGGAAGAGCCTTGGCACTACCGCAATAAGGCCCAAATTCCAATTGGCCAAGCGGATGGTCAGCTCTATACCGGCTTTTACCGCAAGGGGTCGCACAAATTGGTCCCTATGACCGATTATCAAATTCAGCTGCCAGGGATTGACCAAACCTTACAAAAAGTACTGGCTATCCTTAACCAGTATCCTATTTCTGCCTATGATGAAGACGCCCACCAAGGCCTACTCCGCCACCTGATCGTTCGCCAGGGCTACTATACCGGTCAAATCATGTTGGTGATTGTGATTAATGGACAGAATCTTCCTGAAGAAGATGAAATCGTAGATACTCTCAAAGCCCAAATCCCTGACTTAGTTTCTATTGTGTTTAATATTAACCAGAAAAATACCAATGTTATCTTGGGACAAGACCAGCGGGTGGTCTATGGGGAGGATGCCTATGAGGACCGGATGTTTGACTTGCGCTTTAAGATCTCCTCTAAGTCTTTCTTCCAGGTCAATACCAGTCAGGCGGAAAAACTCTACCACCAAGCTCTGACAGCTGCTGACCTAAAGGGGGACGAAGTAGTTGTGGACGCTTATTGTGGGATTGGGACCATTTCACTTTGCCTAGCCCAATCTGCTAAAGAGGTTTACGGGGTCGAAGTCGTTTCGGATGCCATTGACCAAGCCCGGGAAAATGCTCAAATCAACGGCCTAGACAATGTGACTTTTAAGGCTGGCAAGGCCGAAGAAGTTATCCAAGACTGGGTCCAAGCGGGATTGAAACCCGATGTTGTTGTCGTCGACCCACCACGTAAGGGCCTAGCGGAAGACTTTATCCAGTCTGTCTTAGAAGTCCAACCAGAAAAAATTGTCTATGTCTCCTGTAATCCCGCCACCCTAGCTCGCGACTTAGTCAAATTTGTTGACCAGGGCTATCAATTAGGCAAGGTTCAGCCCGTAGATATGTTCCCCCAAACCCACCATGTCGAGGCGGTTGTGGGATTGACGCGGAACTAA